CATCCCTCAGTCAGGCAGCAGAAGAAACGAGCACCACCAAATCTCAGGTTTCGGATGAAGCCCTCGATAAGGCCCTCAGCGATAAGCGATACCTGATGAGGCAGCTCAAATGTGCCCTCGGAGAAGTGCCCTGCGATCCTGTGGGAAAACGATTGAAGAGTAAGTTgaccgcaaaaaaaaacttttcataagGCAGTGGACGAAAAAAGTTAGATACGTCAATCTGCAAATATGAGTTTGTTGCTTTCTATAGCTcatacatttaaaaattaatttaaatttattttaacaaaccagaaacattcaattaaaaataaaatttagccGAAGGCAAACAATATGTcgcactgaaaaaaatcaaagcttttTGCAGTGTAGTAGATGGAAATCTATTTCCCGATAATCTGCTCTAACAAATTGCGCTAAACCGATTGTTGACTGGTTGAAGAATGGGATGCTGCGGCTGTGTGTTCTGCACACATACCAACGCAAGCACACGCACAAGCCCATTCACATCAACCTGGGCTCCGCGCTCGGCTGAAGCCCGCAGGCCTGATGGCGTGATAGTTTTCCGTTGTTGGCCACATGTCAGCAGCGAAAGTAATCAATTCAACGGCGTGGAGGTGTTAAATATCCCCTGCCTCAAAAGACTAGATGGATCGGCGATGTTTGGTCATTGATTCGACATTCATTGGTGGTTTTCTgcgaaattttgaaaaggttttggACACCATTGGCCGATTTTCGAGCGATTGATGGGAAAAATAATCATCTGTcatctgaaacataaaaaatacctGACAATACATCGAGTGTGagaataaaattccaaaaatgtcaaaattgtaaaaattttgtcaaaattgtcaaaattgtcaaaattgtcaaaattgtcaaaattgtcaaaattgtcaaaattgtcaaaattgtcaaaattgtcaaaattgtcaaaattgtcaaaattgtcaaaattgtcaaaattgtcaaaattgtcaaaattgtcaaaattgtcaaaattgtcaaaattttcaaaattgtcaaaattgtcaaaattgtcaaaattgtcaaaattgtcaaaattgtcaaaattgtcaaaattgtcaaaattgtcaaaattgtcaaaattgtcaaaattgtcaaaattgtcaaaattgtcaaaattgtcaaaattgtcaaaattgtcaaaattgtcaaaattgtcaaaattgtcaaaattgtcaaaattgtcaaaattgtcaaaattgtcaaaattgtcaaaattgtcaaaattgtcaaaattgtcaaaattgtcaaaattgtcaaaattgtcaaaattgtcaaaattgtcaaaattgtcaaaattgtcaaaattgtcaaaattgtcaaaattgtcaaaattgtcaaaattgtcaaaattgtcaaaattgtcaaaattgtcaaaattgtcaaaattgtcaaaattgtcaaaattgtcataattgtcaaaattgtcacaattgtcaaaattgtcaaaattatcaaaattgtcaaaattgtcaaattttcaaaattgttaaaattgcagaaattgtcaaaaaaaaaaattgtaataattgccaaaattgtcaaaatagtcaaaattgtcaaaattgtcaaaattgtcaaaattgtcaaaatggtcaaaattgtcaaaattgtcaaaattgtcaaagttgtcaaaattttcaaaattgtcaaaattgaaaaaattgtcaaaattgtcaaaattgtcaaaattgtcaaaattgtcaaaattgtcaaaattgtcaaaattgtcaaaattgtcaaaattgtcaaaattgtcaaaattgtaaaaattgtaaaaattgtcaaaattgtcaaaattgtcaaaattgtcaaaattgtcaaaattgtcaaaattgtcaaaattgtcaaaattgtcaaaattgtcaaaattgtcaaaattgtcaaaattgtcaaaattgtcaaaattgtcaaaattgtcaaaattgtcaaaattgtcaaaattgtcaaaattgtcaaaattgtcaaaattgtcaaaattgtcaaaattatcaaaattgtcaaaattgtcaaaattgtcaaaattgtcaaaattgtcaaaattgtcaaaattgtcaaaattgtcaaaattgtcaaaattgtcaaaattgtcaaaattgtcaaaattgtcaaaattgtcaaaattgtcaaaattgtcaaaattgtcaaaattgtcaaaattgtcaaaattgtcaaaattgtcaaaattgtcaaaattgtcaaaattgtcaaaattatcaaaattgtcaaaattgtcaaattttcaaaattgttaaaattgcagaaattgtcaaaaaaaaaaaaaatggtaataattgccaaaattgtcaaaatagtcaaaattgtcaaaattgtcaaaattgtcaaaatcgtcaaaattgtcaaaattgtcaaaattttcaaaattttcaaaattttcaaaattttcaaaattttcaaaattgtcaaaattgtcaaaactgtcaaaattgtcaaaattgtcaaaattgtcaaaattgtcaaaattgtcaaaattgtcaaaattgtcaaaattgtcaaaattgtcaaaattttcaaaattgtcaagattgtcaaaattgtcaaaattgtcaaaattgtcaaaattgtcaaaattgtcaaaattgtcaaaattgtcaaaattgtcaaaattgtcaaaattgtcaaaattgtcaaaattgtcaaaattgtcaaaattgtcaaaattgtcgaaattgtccaaattgtcaaaattgtcaaaattgtcaaaattgtcaaaattgtcaaaattgtcaaaattgtcaaaattgtcaaaattgtcaaaattgtcaaaattgtcaaaatgttcaaaattgtcaaaattgtcaaaattgtcaaacttgtcgaaattatcagaattgtcaaaattgtcaaaattgtcaaaattgtccaaattgtccaaattgtctatattgtcaaaattgtcaaaattgtcaaaattatcagaattgtcagaactgtcaaaaataatgtcaaatttatcaacgTTGTTCAGTTgatgaagttttttaaatttttcacaagctcttatttaaatttttttcttttttgcaaattttttaaacatataattttagttcaattttgttttcttattttcataatttataaaaatttgtaatttttcaatttttctctattttctcagtgttttaaaatctatcaagtcttcaaagttttattttattttaaattaatgcgCCCAGCTCAATTATGAACCCTCGCGGAAGCTCACAAATGAATCAAGCCGTTAGTTTTTCCTCAAAGGATGAAAGCGGCAAGATTGTGCAAGTCaaataaattaagatttaaTCATCTCATTTCTTTCGCCGAATCCGCTGAAGCGCACCAGCAAAGTGGACTTGAGACATTACCATCGCTATCAGCCATAGAGCAACCACACGGAGCGTAAACCAGATTACAACAACCagttttgcattaaaaatcCATCACTTGGCGGAAGCGGGGAgctaatttgaacatttttatttttggtttttcctactgttttaacgttttttcctTTTCTGTTTCCTTTCAGGTTTGGCACCATTCGTGCTACGAGGCGCTTGTCCTCAGTGCACCCCAACTGAGATGAATCAGATTAAGAAAACATTGGCCCATCTGCAGCGAAATTTCCCCGCCGAGTGGAACAAGCTGATCCAAACCTATGCGGGCTGAATGAGCTTTTTCAAGGAGAatcaacgcaaaaaaaa
This sequence is a window from Uranotaenia lowii strain MFRU-FL chromosome 3, ASM2978415v1, whole genome shotgun sequence. Protein-coding genes within it:
- the LOC129751864 gene encoding putative odorant-binding protein A10, which gives rise to MALLNKSQISTMFIVLFVCLALASLSQAAEETSTTKSQVSDEALDKALSDKRYLMRQLKCALGEVPCDPVGKRLKSLAPFVLRGACPQCTPTEMNQIKKTLAHLQRNFPAEWNKLIQTYAG